A stretch of Arachis hypogaea cultivar Tifrunner chromosome 15, arahy.Tifrunner.gnm2.J5K5, whole genome shotgun sequence DNA encodes these proteins:
- the LOC112747972 gene encoding type I inositol polyphosphate 5-phosphatase 2-like isoform X2 produces MHMKAKRGKRSEAFWPSIVMKKWLNIKPKANDFSEDEVDAETETETETESEDDGSVKDSRTRMLQDNPPRTQGNQCIFQSHLSSACKGNKTRHRRGKSETLRAQYINSKEVRVTIGTWNVAGRTPSEDLGIDEWLSTQEPADIYILGFQEVVPLNAGNVLGAEDNAPIRKWEAIIRRTLNKSYEPDGIHKSYSAPPSPVLRTTSADDILLAENIDGNAIDMVMNEEYVGTVADNYDLHQQNEAKDIIGISKSLELRKIYGLDLQKIIDWPERPLDAIPQIVDSDAKLRRVLSSSARIGFNRNESSLIYGAGLKSSHHSSGNLGLLWKEQKVIPEIVESLDEVTDLLIAEEDDAFVELPESHVHDNEDGLSALNSRPRYVRIVSKQMVGIYVSVWVQRKLRRHINNLKVSPVGVGFMGYMGNKGSVSVSMSLYQSRLCFVCSHLTSGQKDGARRNSDVHEILRRTCFSSSSIFDTDQPQTIPSHDQIFWFGDLNYRIDMLDTEVRKLVALKKWDQLKNNDQLSKELREGHVFSGWREGLINFPPTYKYEFNSDRYVGENTKEGEKKRSPAWCDRILWLGKGIKQLQYERAEIKLSDHRPVSSIFLVEVEVFDHRKLKRVLNVNSAAIHPEIFLDEDGAIESYY; encoded by the exons ATGCATATGAAGGCAAAGAGAGGAAAACGTTCAGAG GCCTTTTGGCCTTCCATTGTGATGAAAAAGTGGCTGAATATTAAGCCTAAGGCCAATGATTTTAGTGAAGATGAAGTTGATGCTGAAACTGAAACCGAAACTGAAACTGAGAGTGAAGATGATG GTTCTGTTAAGGATTCAAGAACTCGAATGCTCCAAGATAATCCACCTAGAACTCAAGGGAACCAATGCATATTCCAAAGTCATTTATCATCAG CTTGCAAGGGAAACAAGACAAGACACAGAAGAGGGAAATCAGAAACACTTCGCGCTCAGTACATAAATTCTAAGGAAGTGAG GGTGACAATTGGAACTTGGAATGTTGCTGGAAGAACTCCAAGTGAAGATCTTGGGATTGATGAATGGCTTTCTACTCAAGAACCAGCAGATATTTACATTCTGGG GTTTCAAGAGGTAGTTCCATTGAATGCTGGAAATGTACTAGGAGCAGAGGACAATGCACCAATCAGAAAATGGGAAGCAATCATTAGAAGAACACTAAACAAGTCTTATGAGCCTGATGGAATACACAAAAGTTACAGCGCGCCTCCTTCGCCGGTGCTAAGAACTACTTCTGCTGATGATATTCTTCTAGCAGAGAATATAGATGGTAATGCAATAGATATGGTGATGAATGAGGAGTATGTAGGAACTGTAGCTGACAATTATGATCTGCATCAGCAGAATGAAGCTAAAGATATAATTGGGATAAGCAAGAGTTTGgagttgagaaaaatctatggcCTTGATCTTCAGAAGATAATAGATTGGCCTGAAAGACCACTAGATGCAATCCCACAAATTGTTGATTCAGATGCAAAGTTGAGGAGAGTACTAAGTAGCTCAGCAAGAATTGGATTTAACAGGAATGAAAGTTCTTTGATATATGGTGCTGGATTGAAGAGCTCGCACCATAGCTCTGGAAACTTGGGATTGTTGTGGAAAGAGCAGAAAGTGATACCTGAAATAGTTGAGTCCTTAGATGAAGTCACTGACCTGTTAATAGCTGAGGAAGATGATGCTTTTGTTGAGTTACCCGAAAGCCATGTTCATGACAATGAAGATGGATTAAGTGCCTTGAATTCGCGGCCGAGGTATGTTCGGATTGTCAGCAAGCAAATGGTAGGGATCTATGTCTCTGTTTGGGTGCAGAGGAAGTTGAGAAGACACATTAACAATTTGAAAGTTTCTCCTGTTGGTGTTGGTTTCATGGGCTACATGGGAAACAAG GGTTCTGTTTCAGTTAGTATGTCTCTCTATCAGTCACGCCTGTGCTTCGTTTGCTCCCACCTTACTTCCGGCCAAAAGGATGGAGCTAGGCGAAACTCCGATGTTCACGAAATCCTAAGAAGAACTTgcttttcttcctcttctatcTTTGATACAGATCAACCACAAACAATCCCATCTCATGA TCAAATTTTCTGGTTCGGGGATTTGAATTATCGTATTGACATGTTGGATACCGAGGTTCGAAAGTTGGTGGCTCTAAAGAAGTGGGATCAACTTAAGAATAATGATCAA CTAAGCAAAGAATTGCGAGAGGGGCATGTATTTAGTGGATGGAGAGAGGGATTGATAAACTTTCCACCAACTTACAAGTATGAATTTAACTCTGATAGATATGTTGGTGAGAACACAAAAGAAGGTGAAAAGAAGAGATCTCCAGCATG GTGTGACCGTATATTGTGGCTAGGAAAAGGTATAAAGCAACTTCAATATGAACGTGCAGAGATTAAGCTCTCAGATCATAGACCTGTTAGTTCAATATTCTTGGTTGAAGTTGAAGTATTTGACCACCGAAAACTTAAGAGAGTTTTAAATGTCAATAGTGCAGCAATACACCCTGAGATATTTCTTGATGAAGATGGTGCAATAGAATCATATTATTAG
- the LOC112747972 gene encoding type I inositol polyphosphate 5-phosphatase 2-like isoform X1, translated as MHMKAKRGKRSEAFWPSIVMKKWLNIKPKANDFSEDEVDAETETETETESEDDGSVKDSRTRMLQDNPPRTQGNQCIFQSHLSSDAACKGNKTRHRRGKSETLRAQYINSKEVRVTIGTWNVAGRTPSEDLGIDEWLSTQEPADIYILGFQEVVPLNAGNVLGAEDNAPIRKWEAIIRRTLNKSYEPDGIHKSYSAPPSPVLRTTSADDILLAENIDGNAIDMVMNEEYVGTVADNYDLHQQNEAKDIIGISKSLELRKIYGLDLQKIIDWPERPLDAIPQIVDSDAKLRRVLSSSARIGFNRNESSLIYGAGLKSSHHSSGNLGLLWKEQKVIPEIVESLDEVTDLLIAEEDDAFVELPESHVHDNEDGLSALNSRPRYVRIVSKQMVGIYVSVWVQRKLRRHINNLKVSPVGVGFMGYMGNKGSVSVSMSLYQSRLCFVCSHLTSGQKDGARRNSDVHEILRRTCFSSSSIFDTDQPQTIPSHDQIFWFGDLNYRIDMLDTEVRKLVALKKWDQLKNNDQLSKELREGHVFSGWREGLINFPPTYKYEFNSDRYVGENTKEGEKKRSPAWCDRILWLGKGIKQLQYERAEIKLSDHRPVSSIFLVEVEVFDHRKLKRVLNVNSAAIHPEIFLDEDGAIESYY; from the exons ATGCATATGAAGGCAAAGAGAGGAAAACGTTCAGAG GCCTTTTGGCCTTCCATTGTGATGAAAAAGTGGCTGAATATTAAGCCTAAGGCCAATGATTTTAGTGAAGATGAAGTTGATGCTGAAACTGAAACCGAAACTGAAACTGAGAGTGAAGATGATG GTTCTGTTAAGGATTCAAGAACTCGAATGCTCCAAGATAATCCACCTAGAACTCAAGGGAACCAATGCATATTCCAAAGTCATTTATCATCAG ATGCAGCTTGCAAGGGAAACAAGACAAGACACAGAAGAGGGAAATCAGAAACACTTCGCGCTCAGTACATAAATTCTAAGGAAGTGAG GGTGACAATTGGAACTTGGAATGTTGCTGGAAGAACTCCAAGTGAAGATCTTGGGATTGATGAATGGCTTTCTACTCAAGAACCAGCAGATATTTACATTCTGGG GTTTCAAGAGGTAGTTCCATTGAATGCTGGAAATGTACTAGGAGCAGAGGACAATGCACCAATCAGAAAATGGGAAGCAATCATTAGAAGAACACTAAACAAGTCTTATGAGCCTGATGGAATACACAAAAGTTACAGCGCGCCTCCTTCGCCGGTGCTAAGAACTACTTCTGCTGATGATATTCTTCTAGCAGAGAATATAGATGGTAATGCAATAGATATGGTGATGAATGAGGAGTATGTAGGAACTGTAGCTGACAATTATGATCTGCATCAGCAGAATGAAGCTAAAGATATAATTGGGATAAGCAAGAGTTTGgagttgagaaaaatctatggcCTTGATCTTCAGAAGATAATAGATTGGCCTGAAAGACCACTAGATGCAATCCCACAAATTGTTGATTCAGATGCAAAGTTGAGGAGAGTACTAAGTAGCTCAGCAAGAATTGGATTTAACAGGAATGAAAGTTCTTTGATATATGGTGCTGGATTGAAGAGCTCGCACCATAGCTCTGGAAACTTGGGATTGTTGTGGAAAGAGCAGAAAGTGATACCTGAAATAGTTGAGTCCTTAGATGAAGTCACTGACCTGTTAATAGCTGAGGAAGATGATGCTTTTGTTGAGTTACCCGAAAGCCATGTTCATGACAATGAAGATGGATTAAGTGCCTTGAATTCGCGGCCGAGGTATGTTCGGATTGTCAGCAAGCAAATGGTAGGGATCTATGTCTCTGTTTGGGTGCAGAGGAAGTTGAGAAGACACATTAACAATTTGAAAGTTTCTCCTGTTGGTGTTGGTTTCATGGGCTACATGGGAAACAAG GGTTCTGTTTCAGTTAGTATGTCTCTCTATCAGTCACGCCTGTGCTTCGTTTGCTCCCACCTTACTTCCGGCCAAAAGGATGGAGCTAGGCGAAACTCCGATGTTCACGAAATCCTAAGAAGAACTTgcttttcttcctcttctatcTTTGATACAGATCAACCACAAACAATCCCATCTCATGA TCAAATTTTCTGGTTCGGGGATTTGAATTATCGTATTGACATGTTGGATACCGAGGTTCGAAAGTTGGTGGCTCTAAAGAAGTGGGATCAACTTAAGAATAATGATCAA CTAAGCAAAGAATTGCGAGAGGGGCATGTATTTAGTGGATGGAGAGAGGGATTGATAAACTTTCCACCAACTTACAAGTATGAATTTAACTCTGATAGATATGTTGGTGAGAACACAAAAGAAGGTGAAAAGAAGAGATCTCCAGCATG GTGTGACCGTATATTGTGGCTAGGAAAAGGTATAAAGCAACTTCAATATGAACGTGCAGAGATTAAGCTCTCAGATCATAGACCTGTTAGTTCAATATTCTTGGTTGAAGTTGAAGTATTTGACCACCGAAAACTTAAGAGAGTTTTAAATGTCAATAGTGCAGCAATACACCCTGAGATATTTCTTGATGAAGATGGTGCAATAGAATCATATTATTAG
- the LOC112747972 gene encoding peroxidase 20-like isoform X5 produces the protein MEHMKLLLILITVLLNTPSLTRSVDDVLVHEYYQDKCPLAEEIVRHNVEVAVLKDPRLAASLLRLHFHDCFVMGCDASVLLDSIEGMASEKEAGPNKDSLRGFEIIDKIKFLLEEECPLTVSCADILALAARDAVQLRGGPRWDVLLGRKDSLESSFSGANLLIPAPNSSLEALINNFAQQELDIGDLVALSGSHTIGRARCVSFRQRIYEPKQEYHYGYDHYKRYTSFRRILQSVCPITGRDNKFAPLDYETPNRFDNHYFINILQGNGLLGSDNVLISQDYDGRITEQVWAYASNEDLFFKSFAKSMIKMGNINVLTGNEGQIRQNCRFVNV, from the exons ATGGAGCATATGAAACTCTTATTGATCTTAATAACTGTTCTGCTCAACACACCAAGTCTGACTCGGAGCGTCGATGATGTTCTTGTTCATGAGTACTACCAAGACAAGTGTCCCTTGGCTGAAGAGATAGTGAGACACAATGTTGAAGTAGCAGTGTTGAAAGATCCTCGTCTGGCAGCATCATTACTGCGACTACACTTTCATGATTGTTTTGTGATG GGGTGCGACGCATCGGTGCTTTTGGACAGCATTGAAGGGATGGCAAGCGAAAAAGAAGCAGGACCAAACAAGGATTCACTGCGTGGATTTGAGATCATAGACAAGATCAAGTTCTTGCTTGAAGAGGAATGCCCCCTAACAGTTTCTTGTGCTGATATTCTTGCACTTGCAGCTCGCGATGCAGTTCAACTG AGAGGGGGACCGAGATGGGACGTGTTGCTTGGAAGAAAAGACTCTCTAGAATCGAGTTTCAGCGGCGCAAACTTGTTGATCCCAGCTCCAAATTCCTCCTTGGAAGCTCTCATCAACAACTTTGCACAGCAGGAACTCGACATAGGAGACTTGGTAGCTCTATCAGGTAGCCACACCATTGGAAGAGCAAGATGTGTGAGCTTCAGGCAAAGAATCTATGAACCGAAGCAGGAATATCACTATGGCTATGATCACTATAAGCGTTACACAAGCTTCCGAAGGATCCTACAGTCCGTGTGCCCCATTACTGGAAGGGACAACAAATTTGCACCGTTGGATTATGAAACCCCAAACAGGTTTGACAATCATTACTTCATTAATATTCTACAAGGGAATGGCTTGTTAGGCTCTGATAACGTGTTGATTAGTCAAGATTACGATGGCAGAATAACGGAGCAGGTTTGGGCTTATGCCTCCAATGAAGACCTTTTCTTTAAGTCGTTTGCTAAATCCATGATCAAGATGGGGAATATTAATGTACTTACCGGAAATGAAGGACAAATTAGGCAAAATTGCAGGTTCGTCAATGTTTAG
- the LOC112747972 gene encoding peroxidase 20-like isoform X4 yields the protein MEHMKLLLILITVLLNTPSLTRSVDDVLVHEYYQDKCPLAEEIVRHNVEVAVLKDPRLAASLLRLHFHDCFVMGCDASVLLDSIEGMASEKEAGPNKDSLRGFEIIDKIKFLLEEECPLTVSCADILALAARDAVQLRGGPRWDVLLGRKDSLESSFSGANLLIPAPNSSLEALINNFAQQELDIGDLVALSGSHTIGRARCVSFRQRIYEPKQEYHYGYDHYKRYTSFRRILQSVCPITGRDNKFAPLDYETPNRFDNHYFINILQGNGLLGSDNVLISQDYDGRITEQVWAYASNEDLFFKSFAKSMIKMGNINVLTGNEGQIRQNCREIWEG from the exons ATGGAGCATATGAAACTCTTATTGATCTTAATAACTGTTCTGCTCAACACACCAAGTCTGACTCGGAGCGTCGATGATGTTCTTGTTCATGAGTACTACCAAGACAAGTGTCCCTTGGCTGAAGAGATAGTGAGACACAATGTTGAAGTAGCAGTGTTGAAAGATCCTCGTCTGGCAGCATCATTACTGCGACTACACTTTCATGATTGTTTTGTGATG GGGTGCGACGCATCGGTGCTTTTGGACAGCATTGAAGGGATGGCAAGCGAAAAAGAAGCAGGACCAAACAAGGATTCACTGCGTGGATTTGAGATCATAGACAAGATCAAGTTCTTGCTTGAAGAGGAATGCCCCCTAACAGTTTCTTGTGCTGATATTCTTGCACTTGCAGCTCGCGATGCAGTTCAACTG AGAGGGGGACCGAGATGGGACGTGTTGCTTGGAAGAAAAGACTCTCTAGAATCGAGTTTCAGCGGCGCAAACTTGTTGATCCCAGCTCCAAATTCCTCCTTGGAAGCTCTCATCAACAACTTTGCACAGCAGGAACTCGACATAGGAGACTTGGTAGCTCTATCAGGTAGCCACACCATTGGAAGAGCAAGATGTGTGAGCTTCAGGCAAAGAATCTATGAACCGAAGCAGGAATATCACTATGGCTATGATCACTATAAGCGTTACACAAGCTTCCGAAGGATCCTACAGTCCGTGTGCCCCATTACTGGAAGGGACAACAAATTTGCACCGTTGGATTATGAAACCCCAAACAGGTTTGACAATCATTACTTCATTAATATTCTACAAGGGAATGGCTTGTTAGGCTCTGATAACGTGTTGATTAGTCAAGATTACGATGGCAGAATAACGGAGCAGGTTTGGGCTTATGCCTCCAATGAAGACCTTTTCTTTAAGTCGTTTGCTAAATCCATGATCAAGATGGGGAATATTAATGTACTTACCGGAAATGAAGGACAAATTAGGCAAAATTGCAG AGAGATATGGGAAGGGTAA
- the LOC112747972 gene encoding peroxidase 20-like isoform X3 has product MEHMKLLLILITVLLNTPSLTRSVDDVLVHEYYQDKCPLAEEIVRHNVEVAVLKDPRLAASLLRLHFHDCFVMGCDASVLLDSIEGMASEKEAGPNKDSLRGFEIIDKIKFLLEEECPLTVSCADILALAARDAVQLRGGPRWDVLLGRKDSLESSFSGANLLIPAPNSSLEALINNFAQQELDIGDLVALSGSHTIGRARCVSFRQRIYEPKQEYHYGYDHYKRYTSFRRILQSVCPITGRDNKFAPLDYETPNRFDNHYFINILQGNGLLGSDNVLISQDYDGRITEQVWAYASNEDLFFKSFAKSMIKMGNINVLTGNEGQIRQNCRSKQRDMGRVRASGLQGV; this is encoded by the exons ATGGAGCATATGAAACTCTTATTGATCTTAATAACTGTTCTGCTCAACACACCAAGTCTGACTCGGAGCGTCGATGATGTTCTTGTTCATGAGTACTACCAAGACAAGTGTCCCTTGGCTGAAGAGATAGTGAGACACAATGTTGAAGTAGCAGTGTTGAAAGATCCTCGTCTGGCAGCATCATTACTGCGACTACACTTTCATGATTGTTTTGTGATG GGGTGCGACGCATCGGTGCTTTTGGACAGCATTGAAGGGATGGCAAGCGAAAAAGAAGCAGGACCAAACAAGGATTCACTGCGTGGATTTGAGATCATAGACAAGATCAAGTTCTTGCTTGAAGAGGAATGCCCCCTAACAGTTTCTTGTGCTGATATTCTTGCACTTGCAGCTCGCGATGCAGTTCAACTG AGAGGGGGACCGAGATGGGACGTGTTGCTTGGAAGAAAAGACTCTCTAGAATCGAGTTTCAGCGGCGCAAACTTGTTGATCCCAGCTCCAAATTCCTCCTTGGAAGCTCTCATCAACAACTTTGCACAGCAGGAACTCGACATAGGAGACTTGGTAGCTCTATCAGGTAGCCACACCATTGGAAGAGCAAGATGTGTGAGCTTCAGGCAAAGAATCTATGAACCGAAGCAGGAATATCACTATGGCTATGATCACTATAAGCGTTACACAAGCTTCCGAAGGATCCTACAGTCCGTGTGCCCCATTACTGGAAGGGACAACAAATTTGCACCGTTGGATTATGAAACCCCAAACAGGTTTGACAATCATTACTTCATTAATATTCTACAAGGGAATGGCTTGTTAGGCTCTGATAACGTGTTGATTAGTCAAGATTACGATGGCAGAATAACGGAGCAGGTTTGGGCTTATGCCTCCAATGAAGACCTTTTCTTTAAGTCGTTTGCTAAATCCATGATCAAGATGGGGAATATTAATGTACTTACCGGAAATGAAGGACAAATTAGGCAAAATTGCAG atctaaacagAGAGATATGGGAAGGGTAAGGGCATCAGGTCTCCAAGGTGTATAG
- the LOC112747972 gene encoding peroxidase 20-like isoform X6, with the protein MEHMKLLLILITVLLNTPSLTRSVDDVLVHEYYQDKCPLAEEIVRHNVEVAVLKDPRLAASLLRLHFHDCFVMGCDASVLLDSIEGMASEKEAGPNKDSLRGFEIIDKIKFLLEEECPLTVSCADILALAARDAVQLRGGPRWDVLLGRKDSLESSFSGANLLIPAPNSSLEALINNFAQQELDIGDLVALSGSHTIGRARCVSFRQRIYEPKQEYHYGYDHYKRYTSFRRILQSVCPITGRDNKFAPLDYETPNRITEQVWAYASNEDLFFKSFAKSMIKMGNINVLTGNEGQIRQNCRSKQRDMGRVRASGLQGV; encoded by the exons ATGGAGCATATGAAACTCTTATTGATCTTAATAACTGTTCTGCTCAACACACCAAGTCTGACTCGGAGCGTCGATGATGTTCTTGTTCATGAGTACTACCAAGACAAGTGTCCCTTGGCTGAAGAGATAGTGAGACACAATGTTGAAGTAGCAGTGTTGAAAGATCCTCGTCTGGCAGCATCATTACTGCGACTACACTTTCATGATTGTTTTGTGATG GGGTGCGACGCATCGGTGCTTTTGGACAGCATTGAAGGGATGGCAAGCGAAAAAGAAGCAGGACCAAACAAGGATTCACTGCGTGGATTTGAGATCATAGACAAGATCAAGTTCTTGCTTGAAGAGGAATGCCCCCTAACAGTTTCTTGTGCTGATATTCTTGCACTTGCAGCTCGCGATGCAGTTCAACTG AGAGGGGGACCGAGATGGGACGTGTTGCTTGGAAGAAAAGACTCTCTAGAATCGAGTTTCAGCGGCGCAAACTTGTTGATCCCAGCTCCAAATTCCTCCTTGGAAGCTCTCATCAACAACTTTGCACAGCAGGAACTCGACATAGGAGACTTGGTAGCTCTATCAGGTAGCCACACCATTGGAAGAGCAAGATGTGTGAGCTTCAGGCAAAGAATCTATGAACCGAAGCAGGAATATCACTATGGCTATGATCACTATAAGCGTTACACAAGCTTCCGAAGGATCCTACAGTCCGTGTGCCCCATTACTGGAAGGGACAACAAATTTGCACCGTTGGATTATGAAACCCCAAACAG AATAACGGAGCAGGTTTGGGCTTATGCCTCCAATGAAGACCTTTTCTTTAAGTCGTTTGCTAAATCCATGATCAAGATGGGGAATATTAATGTACTTACCGGAAATGAAGGACAAATTAGGCAAAATTGCAG atctaaacagAGAGATATGGGAAGGGTAAGGGCATCAGGTCTCCAAGGTGTATAG
- the LOC112747972 gene encoding peroxidase 20-like isoform X7 produces MEHMKLLLILITVLLNTPSLTRSVDDVLVHEYYQDKCPLAEEIVRHNVEVAVLKDPRLAASLLRLHFHDCFVMGCDASVLLDSIEGMASEKEAGPNKDSLRGFEIIDKIKFLLEEECPLTVSCADILALAARDAVQLRGGPRWDVLLGRKDSLESSFSGANLLIPAPNSSLEALINNFAQQELDIGDLVALSGSHTIGRARCVSFRQRIYEPKQEYHYGYDHYKRYTSFRRILQSVCPITGRDNKFAPLDYETPNRITEQVWAYASNEDLFFKSFAKSMIKMGNINVLTGNEGQIRQNCRFVNV; encoded by the exons ATGGAGCATATGAAACTCTTATTGATCTTAATAACTGTTCTGCTCAACACACCAAGTCTGACTCGGAGCGTCGATGATGTTCTTGTTCATGAGTACTACCAAGACAAGTGTCCCTTGGCTGAAGAGATAGTGAGACACAATGTTGAAGTAGCAGTGTTGAAAGATCCTCGTCTGGCAGCATCATTACTGCGACTACACTTTCATGATTGTTTTGTGATG GGGTGCGACGCATCGGTGCTTTTGGACAGCATTGAAGGGATGGCAAGCGAAAAAGAAGCAGGACCAAACAAGGATTCACTGCGTGGATTTGAGATCATAGACAAGATCAAGTTCTTGCTTGAAGAGGAATGCCCCCTAACAGTTTCTTGTGCTGATATTCTTGCACTTGCAGCTCGCGATGCAGTTCAACTG AGAGGGGGACCGAGATGGGACGTGTTGCTTGGAAGAAAAGACTCTCTAGAATCGAGTTTCAGCGGCGCAAACTTGTTGATCCCAGCTCCAAATTCCTCCTTGGAAGCTCTCATCAACAACTTTGCACAGCAGGAACTCGACATAGGAGACTTGGTAGCTCTATCAGGTAGCCACACCATTGGAAGAGCAAGATGTGTGAGCTTCAGGCAAAGAATCTATGAACCGAAGCAGGAATATCACTATGGCTATGATCACTATAAGCGTTACACAAGCTTCCGAAGGATCCTACAGTCCGTGTGCCCCATTACTGGAAGGGACAACAAATTTGCACCGTTGGATTATGAAACCCCAAACAG AATAACGGAGCAGGTTTGGGCTTATGCCTCCAATGAAGACCTTTTCTTTAAGTCGTTTGCTAAATCCATGATCAAGATGGGGAATATTAATGTACTTACCGGAAATGAAGGACAAATTAGGCAAAATTGCAGGTTCGTCAATGTTTAG
- the LOC112747976 gene encoding ribose-phosphate pyrophosphokinase 1-like yields the protein MAHTLLQPPPLSSSSSSSSAMSSSSSLFPRAFALQSLSFDHSRTPTFSPFTSLKCDMVQPLNCVKGEPVIPVLNEPSLPKFLELPKTGRTVNRNGNKLKLFSGSANPALSQEIAWYMGQQLGKIAIKRFADGEIYIQLQESVRGCDVYLIQPTCPPANENLMELQIMIDACRRASAKNITAVIPYFGYARADRKTQGRESIAAKLVANLITKAGADRVLACDLHSGQSMGYFDIPVDHVHCQPVVLDYLASKRISSKDLVVVSPDVGGVARARAFAKKLSDAPLAIVDKRRQGHNIAEVMNLIGDVKGKVAVMVDDMIDTAGTIAKGAALLHEEGAKEVYACCTHAVFSPPAIERLSGGLFQEVIITNTIPVADKNYFPQLTILSVANLLGETIWRIHDDSSVSSIFL from the exons ATGGCGCACACTCTCCTTCAGCCTCCACCGTtgtcgtcgtcttcttcttcttcttcggccatgtcttcctcttcctctctcttcccTCGTGCCTTCGCTCTTCAATCTCTATCCTTTGATCATTCCCGCACTCCAACCTTCTCTCCCTTTACCTCCCTG AAATGTGATATGGTCCAACCCCTAAACTGTGTCAAAGGCGAACCGGTAATTCCAGTTCTCAATGAACCCTCGCTTCCTAAGTTCCTTGAATTACCAAAGACTGGGAGAACAGTCAATAGGAACGGTAACAAGTTGAAGCTTTTCTCTGGCTCCGCCAATCCTGCACTTTCTCAG GAAATTGCTTGGTATATGGGCCAGCAGCTTGGGAAGATTGCTATAAAGCGATTTGCTGATGGCGAAATCTATATCCAGTTGCAAGAGAGTGTTAGAGGTTGTGATGTTTACCTTATTCAACCAACTTGCCCTCCTGCAAATGAGAATCTAATGGAGCTGCAAATAATGATTGATGCATGTCGTAGAGCTTCTGCCAAGAATATCACTGCTGTGATTCCTTATTTTGGATATGCCAGGGCTGATAGAAAG ACTCAAGGGCGTGAATCCATTGCAGCTAAACTTGTTGCAAATCTTATTACGAAAGCCGGTGCAGATCGTGTTCTTGCTTGTGACCTTCATTCGGGGCAATCCATGGGTTACTTTGATATTCCTGTGGATCATGTACATTGTCAA CCTGTCGTCCTTGATTATCTTGCCAGCAAGAGAATAAGTTCAAAAGACTTGGTGGTTGTTTCACCTGATGTTGGTGGCGTTGCAAGGGCACGAGCTTTTGCAAAGAAGTTATCTGATGCACCTTTGGCAATTGTCGACAAAAGGCGTCAGGGACATAATATAGCTGAG GTGATGAATCTGATTGGTGATGTAAAAGGAAAAGTTGCAGTTATGGTGGATGATATGATTGACACAGCTG GGACCATTGCCAAAGGTGCTGCTCTGTTACATGAAGAGGGAGCCAAAGAAGTCTATGCATGCTGCACTCATGCTGTTTTCAG CCCTCCTGCAATTGAGAGGTTATCTGGTGGCTTATTTCAAGAAGTGATCATCACAAACACCATCCCAGTTGCAGACAAGAACTATTTCCCGCAGTTAACTATTCTTTCCGTAGCAAACCTGTTGGGTGAAACAATTTGGCGTATTCATGATGATAGTTCTGTCAGTAGCATTTTTCTATGA